A genomic region of Zygotorulaspora mrakii chromosome 7, complete sequence contains the following coding sequences:
- the NFU1 gene encoding Nfu1p (similar to Saccharomyces cerevisiae NFU1 (YKL040C); ancestral locus Anc_2.553): protein MIFKFRRKVPRIFSSRGYLLVIMFKSRVGSVLGLASRGRFSWQPAVAQRWISIKTLTTPNENAVKFVSTDGELLQDHGSSSVEIKNTDDSLISHSKLAQRIFVQCPGVESLMIGDNFITVNKDPMVHWNQVNSKVIELLTEHLASGENTLTEEFHSAKDSQEVGYEMTMPKFDLTEEDKEVSDMIDEIIQTRIRPAIQDDGGDIQYRAFDPKSGTVYLKLQGACKSCSSSEDTLKHGIESMLKHYVEEVQSVVQMLDPEEEVALKEFDKFERRIQSKNGKDASAP from the coding sequence atgatattcaaatttAGAAGAAAGGTACCAAGGATTTTTAGCTCTAGAGGATATTTGTTAGTGATAATGTTCAAAAGTCGAGTTGGTAGTGTCTTAGGGTTGGCTTCTAGGGGTCGCTTTAGTTGGCAGCCTGCGGTAGCACAAAGGTGGATTTCAATCAAGACCTTGACCACACCTAACGAGAACGCTGTAAAATTCGTCTCCACGGATGGAGAATTGCTTCAAGACCATGGTAGCAGTAGTGTGGAGATTAAGAATACGGACGATTCACTAATATCGCATTCCAAACTCGCTCAGCGCATTTTTGTGCAATGTCCCGGCGTTGAGTCACTGATGATCGGCGATAATTTTATAACAGTTAACAAGGATCCTATGGTTCACTGGAATCAAGTGAACTCCAAGGTAATCGAGTTACTGACTGAACATTTGGCCTCTGGCGAAAATACACTTACGGAGGAGTTTCACAGTGCGAAAGATAGCCAAGAAGTCGGTTATGAGATGACGATGCCCAAATTTGACCTAACGGAAGAGGACAAAGAGGTCAGCGACATGATCGACGAGATTATCCAGACAAGAATTAGACCAGCAATTCAGGACGATGGCGGTGATATTCAATATCGGGCGTTTGACCCCAAATCAGGTACTGTGTATCTTAAATTACAGGGTGCGTGCAAGTCTTGCTCTTCGAGTGAGGATACGTTAAAGCATGGCATTGAGTCCATGCTTAAACACTACGTTGAAGAGGTTCAAAGTGTGGTTCAAATGCTCGATCCAGAAGAAGAGGTtgcattgaaagaattcGATAAGTTCGAGCGAAGGATTCAGTCAAAGAACGGCAAAGATGCTAGTGCACCTTAA
- the NHA1 gene encoding Nha1p (similar to Saccharomyces cerevisiae NHA1 (YLR138W); ancestral locus Anc_8.341) → MAIWEQLEVSKAHVAYACVGVFSSIFSLVSLFVKEKLYIGESTVAGIFGLIVGPHCLNWFNPLSWGHSDSITLEITRIVLCLQIFAVAVELPRKYMWKHWYSVALLLLPVMTSGWLIIGLFVWIVMPALNFADSLLVSSCITATDPILAQSVVSGKFAQRVPGHLRNLLSAESGCNDGMAFPFIYLSLNLIIHAGNGREIVKDWICVTILYECIFGCFLGVVIGYLGKVCIKYAEKSGIIDRESFLAFYVVLAFMCAGFGSLLGVDDLLVSFAAGTAFSWDGWFSEKTHDSNISTVIDVLLNYAYFIYFGAIIPWEQFNNPAIGTNIWRLIILSFVVIFLRRIPAILILKPFIPDIKSWREAMFVGHFGPIGVGAIFAAILARSELELSVNNEETPLSDLPEEGSPHWKLIACLWPMTSFFIVTSIIVHGSSVAIITLGRHLNTITLTKTFTTHTTNGNGKSSWMQRLPSLDKTGRSFSLQRVDTEAPSVSGVHEKVETSGTPAKPAGGMRRRKHKKRHRKRRELFGVLSKSGTKDHEDYDEELNDLGRERLQREKEARAATFALSTAKGGEGESEEDEEAALDKSEQQTSSENTQETLNVMDGRTTAHIIHGLDSFATNTGNPDLQDIEDEVDEKEYKEHGHEQDLEKTASEGNEHKDWENESKSSTESERAERLRKREQQAHIAYQENNKIIIENKDGEIIDQAQFDKPPKDEEASISSSLSRTLSEKSAHSLRNLQKIVTPPNFIKMHGLVDADRNNKYYAYKIDNLLIIEDEEGEVLRRYKINTHADKTKNFARERSGSVVSKALSAVGLKAKPQPSNPSSAETQTDDLKKMVRNLTPAPKNRHSLSEDDEEEDEEEDEDEEEEDGDEQYEDDTDQYEDDSEYSGDRDSYDEESGDLANSVLGYSGEEEPETAIERERRLNALGQFSAPRDDDDEEEFPKTSEAHHNAGSNAARKMKTTIGKTFHLK, encoded by the coding sequence ATGGCCATTTGGGAGCAACTGGAAGTATCAAAAGCTCACGTTGCGTATGCGTGTGTTGGTGTTTTCTCATCTATCTTTTCTTTAGTGTCTTTATTCGTGAAGGAGAAACTTTATATTGGTGAGTCTACTGTTGCAGGGATATTTGGACTTATCGTTGGGCCTCACTGTTTGAACTGGTTCAATCCTCTATCATGGGGTCATTCCGATAGTATAACTTTAGAAATTACCAGGATCGTTTTATGTTTACAGATTTTTGCTGTGGCCGTCGAGCTGCCCAGAAAGTACATGTGGAAACATTGGTACTCTGTTGCATTGCTGCTACTTCCCGTGATGACGTCGGGGTGGTTGATAATAGGTTTATTCGTTTGGATAGTGATGCCAGCGTTGAATTTTGCTGATAGTTTGTTGGTATCTTCCTGCATCACAGCAACGGATCCTATCTTGGCTCAATCTGTCGTGTCCGGTAAATTTGCGCAAAGAGTTCCTGGCCATTTAAGAAACCTACTATCTGCCGAATCGGGGTGTAATGATGGGATGGCATTTCCTTTTATTTACCTATCTTTAAACCTGATCATTCACGCTGGTAATGGTAGGGAAATTGTCAAAGACTGGATTTGTGTTACCATCCTTTATGAATGCATTTTCGGTTGTTTCTTAGGTGTCGTCATAGGATACCTTGGTAAAGTTTGTATCAAATATGCCGAAAAGAGTGGAATCATCGATCGCGAATCGTTTTTAGCATTTTACGTGGTTTTGGCATTTATGTGCGCGGGATTTGGTTCATTGCTTGGTGTTGATGATTTGCTAGTCTCTTTTGCTGCTGGTACAGCCTTTTCCTGGGACGGTTGGTTTTCAGAGAAAACTCATGATAGTAATATATCTACTGTGATAGATGTTTTACTAAACTATGcatatttcatttattttggCGCAATCATTCCTTGGGAACAATTTAATAATCCTGCAATCGGAACTAATATTTGGAGATTgattattctttcttttgttgTCATTTTCTTAAGAAGAATACCCGCaattttaattttgaaaccatTTATACCAGATATAAAATCCTGGCGTGAAGCGATGTTTGTTGGGCACTTTGGACCAATTGGTGTTGGTGCAATTTTTGCTGCCATATTGGCCCGAAGTGAATTAGAACTAAGCGTCAATAACGAAGAGACTCCGCTTAGTGACCTACCGGAAGAAGGGTCACCTCATTGGAAACTTATCGCATGTTTATGGCCTATGacctcttttttcattgtaaCTTCTATTATTGTTCATGGTTCATCGGTTGCTATTATCACCCTCGGTCGCCATTTGAATACAATTACTTTGACCAAGACATTTACAACACATACAACCAATGGCAATGGTAAAAGTTCTTGGATGCAAAGATTACCTTCATTGGATAAAACTGGAAGGTCTTTTTCCTTACAACGTGTCGATACAGAAGCACCATCTGTTTCTGGTGTTCATGAAAAGGTTGAAACAAGTGGAACTCCTGCCAAACCTGCTGGTGGCATGAGAAGACGTAAACATAAGAAAAGACatagaaagagaagagaaCTCTTCGGCGTTTTATCTAAAAGTGGTACAAAGGATCATGAAGATTATGATGAAGAACTTAATGACTTGGGTAGAGAGAGACTACAACGCGAAAAGGAGGCCAGAGCTGCCACATTTGCTTTAAGTACCGCTAAGGGAGGAGAGGGCgaaagtgaagaagatgaagaggcAGCTCTTGACAAATCTGAACAGCAAACATCAAGTGAGAATACTCAAGAGACACTGAATGTAATGGATGGTCGTACAACTGCACATATCATACATGGATTGGATTCCTTTGCAACAAATACTGGAAATCCCGATTTGCAGGATATTGAGGATGAGGTTGACGAAAAGGAGTATAAAGAGCATGGGCACGAGCAAGATTTAGAGAAAACTGCTTCGGAAGGTAACGAACATAAAGATTGGGAAAACGAATCAAAGAGCTCAACCGAATCTGAGAGAGCCGAGAGACTGCGAAAGAGAGAACAACAAGCACATATCGCctatcaagaaaataataagattattattgaaaataaagacGGTGAAATTATAGATCAAGCACAATTTGACAAACCTCCAAAGGACGAAGAGGCAAGTATTTCGTCCAGTCTGTCCAGAACTTTGAGTGAAAAATCTGCCCACAGTCTAAggaatcttcaaaagatagTTACTCCACCaaactttatcaaaatgCATGGTCTTGTAGATGCAGATCGCAATAACAAATATTATGCATACAAGATTGACAATTTGTTAATTatagaagatgaagagggtGAAGTTTTACGGCGTTACAAAATTAATACTCATGCGGACAAAACAAAGAACTTTGCCAGAGAGAGAAGCGGTAGCGTTGTTTCGAAGGCTTTATCAGCAGTTGGGCTGAAAGCAAAACCACAACCAAGCAATCCTAGCAGTGCTGAAACGCAAACAgatgatttaaaaaaaatggtgcGAAATTTAACTCCTGCACCAAAAAACAGGCATTCATTATCagaagatgacgaagaagaagatgaagaggaagacgaggacgaagaagaagaagatggaGATGAACAATATGAAGATGACACTGATCAATATGAGGATGATTCTGAATATTCAGGTGATCGTGACAGTTATGATGAGGAAAGCGGTGATTTAGCAAATAGCGTATTAGGATATTCTGGAGAAGAAGAACCTGAAACAGCAATAGAGAGGGAAAGAAGATTAAATGCACTTGGCCAATTTTCTGCTCCGAgagatgacgatgacgaagaagagTTCCCAAAAACCTCCGAAGCCCATCACAATGCAGGATCAAATGCTGcaaggaaaatgaaaaccACAATCGGCAAGACTTTTCATCTTAAATAG
- the APM2 gene encoding Apm2p (similar to Saccharomyces cerevisiae APM2 (YHL019C); ancestral locus Anc_2.555), which yields MSSCIYILDENLEPLISKNIKSIPNLRYIAQLFKRVYEPASPPITTSLNWHFIRIKRDSLIFLSAVHTSDYDCDIMCVISFLDQFHLLLKKFLETPVLDRNMILDNVLLIMELFEETIDFGIVQSTESSILKDYVRIKINMPDSTIINQLRDASAKDSEESDNEAKKKSKRVSGMPDLYKYLQISKSTNEKKTSTKDTFDEEGVDTYNSFIANTTVMPISWRTKGIHYGKNEFFLDVIERVQYFMDFEQGIIRTNLIHGQIFCKSYLSGMPKLKIAINKLLKRDAQFISNSKFHQCVSLESLNEKEIQFIPPDGDFVLCKYELKRHVNDPPMLKLSSYEVKAKIKKYKVQILVTIETHFKGQNSTSGLSVKVPLSQIFKDYEIDLRKPARFKSSTGNVLFNLSEDFLLWEVGAMKGGHGETKLSMTAEFALFNKEEYEKEVEELRNSMNPPPIREGPKLEELYKQIHEDDVSKTISLASNLVTMRFEVPYCTCSGLKVEYLKIEEEQLQYQSFPWVRYKTVSDEEYAYLV from the coding sequence ATGTCTTCATGCATATACAtacttgatgaaaatcTGGAGCCCCTAATATCGAAGAATATAAAGTCAATACCGAACCTTCGGTATATCGCCCAATTGTTCAAGAGAGTATATGAACCGGCTTCACCACCAATTACTACGTCGTTGAACTGGCACTTCATAAGAATCAAGAGGGATTCACTGATATTTCTCTCGGCTGTTCACACGAGCGACTATGACTGTGATATAATGTGTGTCATTTCATTCTTGGATCAGTTCCACTTGCTCCTCAAAAAGTTCCTAGAAACACCAGTACTTGATAGAAATATGATTCTAGATAATGTTTTATTGATAATGGAACTCTTTGAGGAAACCATAGATTTTGGTATCGTCCAATCAACTGAATCTAGTATACTGAAGGATTATGTGAGAATCAAGATCAACATGCCTGATTCCACTATTATAAATCAATTGAGAGATGCCAGTGCTAAAGACAGTGAAGAAAGCGACAATGAAGCTAAGAAGAAATCTAAGAGGGTTAGTGGTATGCCGGATTTATACAAATATCTACAAATATCGAAAAGTACcaacgaaaaaaaaacgagtACGAAAGATACTTTCGACGAGGAAGGTGTTGATACATACAATAGCTTTATTGCTAATACAACAGTGATGCCAATTTCTTGGAGAACAAAAGGTATACATTATGGTAAAAATGAGTTCTTTCTTGATGTGATAGAACGGGTCCAGTATTTCATGGATTTCGAGCAAGGTATTATCCGAacaaatttgattcatggtcaaatattttgcaaatcttATCTGTCAGGAATGCCAAAGCTAAAAATTGCAATAAacaaattgttgaaaagagatgCTCAATTCATATCAAATTCCAAGTTTCATCAATGTGTTTCACTGGAAtcattgaatgaaaaggagATTCAATTTATTCCACCCGATGGAGACTTTGTTCTTTGTAAGTATGAACTGAAGAGACATGTAAATGACCCACCCATGCTTAAATTAAGCTCATATGAAGTCAAAgccaaaatcaaaaaatacaaagtACAAATATTAGTGACTATTGAAACTCATTTCAAGGGCCAAAATTCCACTTCAGGTTTAAGCGTTAAAGTTCCATTATCACAAATATTTAAAGACTATGAAATAGACCTGCGCAAGCCAGCAAGGTTCAAAAGCAGTACAGGGAatgttcttttcaacttgaGTGAAGATTTTTTGCTTTGGGAAGTTGGAGCCATGAAAGGTGGGCACGGCGAGACCAAACTATCAATGACTGCAGAATTTGCTTTATTCAACAAAGAAGAGTATGAAAAAGAGGTGGAGGAACTAAGAAACTCAATGAATCCACCTCCAATAAGAGAAGGGCCCAAATTAGAAGAGCTTTACAAACAAATTCACGAAGATGATGTCTCGAAAACCATCAGCCTTGCTTCGAACCTGGTAACTATGAGATTCGAGGTGCCTTATTGTACTTGTAGTGGACTGAAGGTCGAGTATCTCAAAATAGAAGAGGAGCAATTGCAATATCAGTCTTTTCCTTGGGTTCGATATAAAACTGTGagtgatgaagaatatGCATATTTGGTTTAA
- a CDS encoding lung seven transmembrane receptor family protein (similar to Saccharomyces cerevisiae YHL017W and PTM1 (YKL039W); ancestral locus Anc_2.552) encodes MQLLRLLATLWVLLNAGMVHANRQKINEKVIQTCSGMYSKEDWGGKVDPFISFNMKQISELAENDPGVIVAIFDYQDYQHLGAKTNDDRNYYVCDDYAIELSLCDAEHKNEFIVRDIAYDPFTETNRTLVNQVMTFSQDTVGLHDTKYPVLKTGYFCVAAISSSDNTKFNAVINFRNAYGNLAAAEVNKLPLYGLLAIGYVIAMALYSFAFWKHKHELLPLQKYLLAFFVFLTAETIFVWAFYNIKNEKGDSAGLKVYVVFLAILSAGKVTFSFFLLLIIALGYGIVFPKLNKTLMRRCQMFAAFTYALCIAFLIQDYLQDPDSPSLLIFITVVPLMLTMFAFYFMILKSMTNTVRYLREQRQMVKLNMYRKLLTIIYASLLIVAAGLVISTFVFVGMNTIQMVEQHWRTRFFFTDFWPTLVYFGVFVIFTFIWRPTDTSYMLACSQQLPTDPENVADFDLDDLQSLGEPSNNFDDTIRDDDMIFTDDEDNGNERENQKANQEPNKMSSKPT; translated from the coding sequence ATGCAGCTGCTTCGACTACTGGCCACATTATGGGTTTTGCTGAATGCTGGCATGGTTCATGCCAACAGACAAAAGATCAACGAGAAAGTGATTCAGACATGCTCTGGAATGTACTCTAAGGAAGATTGGGGAGGTAAGGTTGATCCTTTCATCTCATTTAATATGAAGCAGATTAGCGAATTAGCCGAAAACGATCCGGGAGTCATTGTAGCgatttttgattatcaaGATTACCAACATTTAGGCgcaaaaacaaatgatgaCAGGAATTATTATGTATGTGATGATTATGCTATTGAGTTGAGCCTTTGTGATGCCGAGCATAAGAACGAGTTCATTGTAAGAGACATTGCCTATGATCCATTTACAGAAACCAACAGAACTTTGGTCAATCAGGTGATGACATTTTCGCAAGACACTGTGGGATTACATGACACCAAGTATCCGGTATTAAAAACCGGTTACTTTTGTGTAGCTGCAATCTCAAGCTCTGACAACACCAAGTTTAATGCtgtcatcaatttcagaaatgCCTATGGTAATTTAGCGGCCGCTGAGGTTAACAAATTACCGCTTTATGGGCTATTGGCTATTGGATACGTCATTGCAATGGCACTGTATTCGTTTGCATTCTGGAAACACAAGCATGAGTTATTACCTTTGCAAAAGTACTTGTTGGCATTCTTCGTTTTTTTAACAGCAGAGACAATATTCGTATGGGCATTTTATAATATTAAAAACGAAAAAGGTGATTCAGCTGGTTTAAAAGTATATGTTGTATTTCTTGCCATTTTATCAGCGGGTAAGGtaacattttcttttttccttctaTTGATCATTGCTTTAGGATACGGTATTGTTTTCCCCAAATTGAACAAGACATTGATGAGGCGCTGCCAAATGTTTGCTGCATTTACTTACGCACTTTGTATTGCGTTTTTGATTCAAGACTATTTACAAGATCCTGACTCTCCCTCTCTGCTTATTTTCATTACGGTGGTTCCATTAATGCTCACTATGTTCGCCTTTTACtttatgattttgaaatcaatgaCCAACACAGTCCGTTATTTGAGAGAGCAAAGGCAAATGGTCAAGTTGAACATGTACAGAAAGTTACTTACAATCATTTATgcttctcttttgattGTAGCAGCTGGTTTGGTAATATCTACTTTTGTCTTTGTAGGTATGAATACTATCCAAATGGTGGAGCAACATTGGAGAACtagatttttcttcacagACTTCTGGCCAACGCTAGTTTACTTTGGGGTCTTTGTGATCTTTACATTTATTTGGAGACCAACGGACACCTCCTATATGTTAGCATGTTCTCAGCAATTACCTACTGATCCAGAAAACGTGGCCGATTTCGATTTGGATGACTTACAATCTTTGGGTGAACCAAGTAACAATTTTGATGACACAATTAGAGATGATGATATGATATTTactgatgatgaggataaTGGAAACGAAAGAGAGAATCAAAAAGCCAATCAGGAGCCAAATAAAATGTCAAGTAAACCAACATAA
- a CDS encoding uncharacterized protein (ancestral locus Anc_2.556), with the protein MFTNIKWTTIKRFNSQWRQLAQCYEKLPEKLSLLLQDEEGTRRTIRCGVILPRRQETNHSEFISALLSDVYARDQTWFRTLVTRYHGKNVSNVLMRYGQQLDLLKSERSIMLTLPSPFLKRYDVEFLEFHDNERPEYERGCHLYVDLGDSPSRVWPTISINDTKISKELLLSSSVNAKLALKATIDFVRDKSTVDEYLRNMETSNFDNISKRLGSILEDKETIFKNLQKSIIENIKRTELPLERKKMIEYERKQMMSEIESWSQLAHLELQTVINPLLDQFSREHLSIWKIYTYSESKLKLNLLELLVEPLTHLKMKSSLFKLSGKLQLDDTLALKSPLEIQNIGQRVLKLHGKANKAIYQNFFSLQLPLILCSVVGGLSEQFSFYSMGSLASFGIVLGFKRVMSYWDETMKSLQQDIIANIRENIEKDKAMLVASGRERFSEKEFKLDQKIKIIDSLPNELKK; encoded by the coding sequence ATGTTTACCAACATAAAATGGACCACAATTAAGCGATTCAACAGTCAATGGCGACAACTGGCTCAATgctatgaaaaattacCCGAAAAACTGTCATTACTATTacaagatgaagagggcACCAGAAGGACGATCCGCTGTGGAGTTATATTGCCTCGCAGGCAAGAAACTAACCACTCCGAATTCATCAGTGCTCTGCTCTCTGATGTTTATGCTCGAGATCAAACATGGTTCAGAACGTTAGTAACGCGATATcatggaaagaatgtttcCAATGTACTGATGAGGTACGGTCAGCAACTTGACTTACTTAAATCTGAGAGATCGATAATGTTGACACTGCCATCGCcgtttttgaaaaggtaCGACGTTGAGTTCTTAGAGTTTCATGACAATGAAAGACCGGAATATGAAAGGGGCTGCCATTTATATGTTGATTTAGGTGACTCACCGTCTCGTGTCTGGCCTACAATAAGCATCAATGACACTAAAATATCTAAAGAACTACTTCTCTCCAGCTCAGTTAATGCAAAACTTGCTCTTAAAGCCACGATAGATTTTGTGCGAGATAAATCTACTGTTGATGAATACCTAAGAAATATGGAAACTTCAAACTTTGATAACATCTCAAAAAGATTGGGAAGTATCcttgaagataaagaaacaatattcaaaaatcttcagAAAAGtataattgaaaatatcaaaaggACAGAACTTCCCTTGGAACggaaaaagatgatagAATATGagagaaaacaaatgatgAGCGAAATCGAAAGCTGGAGTCAATTAGCACATTTAGAACTGCAGACAGTAATTAATCCTCTTCTCGACCAATTTTCGAGGGAGCACCTGTCGATATGGAAAATCTACACCTACTCTGAAAGCAAATTGAAGCTAAATTTACTCGAACTTCTCGTTGAACCTCTCACTCAcctaaaaatgaaaagctCTTTGTTCAAGCTCTCGGGCAAATTGCAACTTGATGACACTCTGGCATTGAAGTCGCCTTTAGAAATACAAAATATTGGTCAAAGAGTTTTAAAACTTCACGGGAAAGCAAATAAGGCTATCtatcagaatttttttagcttGCAATTGCCATTAATTCTCTGCTCTGTAGTAGGTGGACTTTCTGAACAATTCTCCTTTTATTCAATGGGGTCGCTGGCGTCTTTCGGTATTGTTCTTGGGTTCAAAAGGGTGATGTCTTATTGGGATGAAACCATGAAAAGTTTACAACAAGATATTATAGCAAATATAAGAGAAAATATAGAGAAAGATAAAGCAATGCTGGTGGCAAGTGGTAGAGAACGCTTCAGTGAGAAAGAGTTCAAGCTcgatcaaaaaataaaaataatagacTCGTTACCCAacgaattgaaaaaatga
- the MCO14 gene encoding 4a-hydroxytetrahydrobiopterin dehydratase (similar to Saccharomyces cerevisiae YHL018W; ancestral locus Anc_2.554), with protein sequence MYNKLTKVAPIALSAAEINKKLAEIPSWLVVNNVLTRDIRFKDYETTWAFLNQVAMRSHLWGHHPTITTTYSQVKLELTTHSLENKVSDIDLKLAKRYERYVNLYEKN encoded by the coding sequence ATGTACAATAAATTGACCAAAGTGGCACCTATTGCTCTCTCTGCAGCTGAAATAAACAAGAAACTTGCCGAAATACCCAGTTGGCTAGTCGTGAACAATGTATTGACAAGGGATATTAGATTCAAGGATTACGAAACAACATGGGCATTTCTCAATCAGGTTGCAATGAGATCACATTTGTGGGGTCACCACCCAACTATTACAACGACGTATAGTCAGGTCAAACTAGAACTTACTACTCATTCTCTCGAAAATAAGGTTAGCGACATCGATCTGAAACTTGCGAAAAGATATGAAAGATATGTAAACCTCTacgaaaaaaattga